TTTTTGGCTTGCTGAATGAATAAAGTGGCAAACTGAGTCTGTGCTTTGGGTACTTTAATCTGATTGCCTATTTTAGTGATATTTTTTGCTGCATCATGCATTTTATTACTAGTTTCATTCAAGGTTTTATCAATAGCAATATCCGAATTTGCAGTAGCAGACAGTTTTAAATCGTCTGATTTTGACTTAAATAACGATTGATTCAGACTGGCCATTAATAGCGACCAGCGCTGTGATAAATTCAATCGCATTTGACCGGCGAAGTACAGCGCCGTCTGTACCGTCTCTCGTACCTGAACAATATCCCAAGCATGATTTAGAGGGACAAAATAGACGTTCAATACACCGCTCTCATAGAGCTGCTGCCAATAGACATGAGGGGAGGTCTGCATCATTGCCCGGCTCGATTCTTGCCAAATACGTTCAGCACTCAAATGTGCCAGCTCACCCGAGCTTACCAATTCTCGCATCAAAGTGAGCGTCTCATCAGCGATGGTAAACCCTAAATCATAATAGCGACCATAAAAGCGGGCGGTTCTAAGGACCCTTAATGGATCCTCGCTAAAGGCACTTGATATATGGCGCAATGTTTTGCCATTAATATCTTTTAGTCCACTATAATAATCAATCACTTCACCGTCAACAGGACTGTCATCAATGAGGCTTACTACCTCAATAGCCATCGCATTGACGGTCAAATCACGACGTTGCAGATCCTGTTCCAAAGTGACGTCCGAGCTGGCATGAACACTGAAGCCTTGATAGCCATGGCCAAGCTTACGTTCAGTACGTGCGAGGGCATACTCTTCTCGAGTCGTGGGATGTAAAAACACCGGAAAGTCTGCACCTACTTGCTGAAAGCCAGCTGCCAGCATTTCGGCCACGGTGCTACCCACCACTACGAAGTCCTTATCTTTGATCGGACGTCCTAATAGCTGATCACGTACCGCACCACCAACCAGATAGACTTGCATTGCACCCTCTTGCGCTATTTTGTTATAGCTGCTTGGTTATAGTTATCTTGCTATCGCTATTTTGGCCAAAAAAAACCAGTCAGCGCCGTTATTGCAATGGCACTGACTGGTTTTAGTATAACAGACTGCTACCATCAATTAATAATAGTAGCAGAGTGGTATATATGCGTATCCATTTTATTTAGTGCTCATTATGCCTTAGCGGCGGCGGCCTCGCTTTCTAAATCTTGGGCTTCAGTGACCGCAAGGGCAGTCATGTTGACCACACGGCGCGCGGTCGCTGATGGTGTTAGGATATGTACTGGTTTATTGGAACCTAACAGAATAGGACCAATAGACGCGCTACCGGTTGCTGTTTTGAGCAGGTTAAAGGAGATATTCGCCGCATCTAGCGTCGGTAAGATCAGCAAGTTCGCTGCCCCTTTAAATTGACTTGATGGCAAGTCCTCTATGCGAATACGTTCGTCAAGAGCTGCATCGCCTTGCATTTCGCCGTCAAAATCAAAATCAACATTCATTTTTGTCAACAGTTCATATACCTTGCGCATTTTCACGGCGCTGGCGCGATCAGAAGTACCAAAGTTAGAGTGCGATACTAGTGCGACTCGTGGGGTAATACTAAAGCGGCGTAATTGATCCGCAGCCAATACTGTCATTTCAGCCAATTGCTCAGCAGTAGGATCTTCATGGATATAAGTATCGGCAATAAAGATATTACGATCTTGCATCAAGACCGCATTCATCGCATAAAAGTCGCTAACGCCTTGTTTTTTGCCAATGACGTTTTGAACGTATTTTAAATGCAGTTGATAGTGACCAAATGTACCGCAAATCATGCCATCCGCATCGCCGTTTTCGACTAGTAGCGCACCGATTAATGACGTTTTGCGTCGCACATCACGGCGTGCAAGCTCGATACTGACTCCGTTACGTTTGTTCTTGTCATAATAGCCCTGCCAATAGTCTTTATAGCGTGGATCATCATCAATGTTAACGATAGTGATGTTGACGCCATCTTTTAAACGTAGCGCTAGCTTGGCAATATTGTTTTCGATAACTGAAGGGCGACCGACTAAGATTGGTTGGGCGAGCTGTTCATCGACCACTACTTGTACGGCTAGTAATATATTACTGTCTTCACCTTCGCAGTAGACGATACGTTTTGGGTCTGATTTAGCGCGGGCAAAGATTGGTTTCATAACAAAGGCTGAGTTATAGACAAACTCAGACAGACGCTGACGATAGGCATCAAGATCTTCAATTGGTAAGGTAGCAACGCCTGAATCCATCGCGGCTTTAGCGACGGCAGGAGCGATTTCGATGATCAGGTTTGGCTCCAGTGGACCTGGGATCAAGTAGTCTCTACCAAAGCTTTGCATGCTCTCGATGTCTTTAACGTTGTTAGTTGGCGTTGACTCAACATGTGCCATAGCAGCAATTGCGCGCACGCAGGCAATTTTCATCTCTTCGTTAACAGTCGTTGCACCAACATCTAATGCGCCACGGAAGATATAAGGGAAACACAACGCGTTATTAACTTGGTTTGGATAGTCTGAGCGACCCGTTGCCATGATGATGTCTGAACGTACTGCATGTGCCTCTTCAGGCATAATTTCAGGCGTTGGGTTGGCAAGGGCAAAGATAACTGGATCTTTTGCCATACGGCGAACCATATCGGCGGTCAAGATCCCTGGCATAGATAGCCCTAGGAACATATCCACATCATCAATCAATTCGTCAATGGTAGTGGCTTCGGTGTCACGGGCATAAAGCTGTTTTGATTCATCTAGATTGTCACGGCTAGTAGTAATGATACCGCGTGAGTCAGAAACGTAGATATTATCTTTTTGCACACCAAGGGCGCAAATAAGATTCAAGCATGAAATTGCTGCTGCGCCTGCGCCTGAACAGATAATTTTGAGATCTTCAATTTTTTTGCCAGTGAGTAATAAACTGTTAAGCATGGCGGCCGCAACAATAATTGAGGTACCGTGCTGATCATCATGAAAAACTGGAATGTTCATACGTTTGCGCAATTCGCGCTCAATTTTGAAACATTCTGGGGCTTTGATATCTTCTAGGTTAATACCACCAAATGTGGGCTCAAGAGCAGCAACGGCTTCGATGAACTTGTCTGGATCATTCTGGGCAATTTCAATGTCAAAAACATCGATACCAGCGAATTTTTTGAATAAAACCCCTTTACCTTCCATCACCGGCTTTGAGGCCAATGGACCGATATTACCCAAACCTAATACCGCGGTACCGTTAGTGATAACACCTACTAGATTGCTACGTGCGGTATATTTGGCGGCTAGCGTTGGATCTCTTTGGATCTCAAGACAAGGTACTGCCACACCAGGTGAATAAGCCAAGGCCAGGTCACGTTGATTGGCCAACTGCTTGATAGGCGTGACCGAAATTTTACCCGGTCTTGGGTGTGAATGGTAATGTAAGGCAGCCTGTTCAAACTGCTCTCTTTCCGTATTAGGGTTATCCGTATTCAGGTTGGTATCGTCATTCATAGTAATTGCCATGGTTAGAAGAAATTGGAATAAAACAAACAGTGATAAAAAAACTAACGTTTAGCCCTCACAATCATTATTGCATGTGATGATTGGAGGGGGCCGTTAAATTGAGAGGGTAGCGCTTGGCGGTTGGAAATCAGCGTAAAAAACAGCAATCTTGTGAGACAGTTATTCTAGCATTATTAGCAATTCGCTGGCTAGCCAACCGAGATGAAACACGCAGATAATATAATAAATTGATATTGAACATTTAGCCAGTTGATAATACTAATTTTTTACCAAACTAGTAAACAAATATCAATCAATACTCATCATAAACCTTATGATGAGCAGCTGATCGGCAGTTGCGGTGCATGAGGAGCCGGCGGGCTACTATCACGTTCAGTGGCAATATCTTGTACGTGATAAGGACTGGCGAGCAACGTGTATAAACGTGCCACTTCTTCAAACTGTCCTTGTTCAGCAGCGTCAATAGCGTGTTGCGCCATGCTATTGCGCAAGACATAAACGGGATTGTTGTTCTGTAACCCTTTAATGACCTCGGAAGTTGACATATTAGCATTTGATATATTGGTACTTGATAGCTCGCTTTGTTGCTCAATCTGTGTCAGATAGCGCGTACGCCACTCTTGCCATACTTGTAGCGCCTCACCGTCAAGCTCAGAGACCATGGTTGCTAGTAGCTGTTGCTCATGGGGGTGGTCATCTGGCGCGACCAAACCCAGTAGCGCCCGAAAGCTGTTGGTGTAGTCGAGTAAGTTGTCTTCTAACAAGGTTAGCCACTCAAAGGCCAAGGTCAAACTGGCTGACTGGTGCGGTAATCCTAACTTACGGCACAGCCCTTGCTGATAGTGCTGCATAAAGGTGGGCTCATAAGGGGCCAGGCATTCAGCCAAACTATCACGAGTCACGCCCGCTTGGGTTAAGCGCATAAAGTGTGGTAGCCACACATTAAGGTTCCAATGGCCGATAGCCGGCTGGTTCTGATAAGCATAACGCCCACCATGGTCAGAATGGTTATTAATCCACGCCGGATCAAAGCGCTCCATAAAGCCAAACGGGCCAAAGTCTAACGTGCTGCCAGTGATAGACAGATTATCGGTATTCATTACCCCATGAGCAAAGCCAGTCAGTTGCCAGTCAGCAATCATTCGTGCTGTACGTTGGACTACCGCTTGTAAGAAAGCCAGTACTGGCGTCTCACTATCGCGGCACTCTGGATAATAAGTATCGATCATATAATCAGTGAACTCGCTGAGTAAGTCAGGAGCAAAGCTAGCAATCCATTCGATATGACCGAGACGAATATGGCTGTCAGCGACCCGCATCAATGCGGCACCGGCTTCCATACGCTCACGGCGGATAGGTGTATCAGATACCACAAAGCCGAGCGCATTAGAGGAGGGAACCCCAA
The sequence above is a segment of the Psychrobacter sp. PL19 genome. Coding sequences within it:
- a CDS encoding tRNA nucleotidyltransferase gives rise to the protein MQVYLVGGAVRDQLLGRPIKDKDFVVVGSTVAEMLAAGFQQVGADFPVFLHPTTREEYALARTERKLGHGYQGFSVHASSDVTLEQDLQRRDLTVNAMAIEVVSLIDDSPVDGEVIDYYSGLKDINGKTLRHISSAFSEDPLRVLRTARFYGRYYDLGFTIADETLTLMRELVSSGELAHLSAERIWQESSRAMMQTSPHVYWQQLYESGVLNVYFVPLNHAWDIVQVRETVQTALYFAGQMRLNLSQRWSLLMASLNQSLFKSKSDDLKLSATANSDIAIDKTLNETSNKMHDAAKNITKIGNQIKVPKAQTQFATLFIQQAKNLSIINQLTAAEKIDLIQACSAHKEPDKLSQLLVTSQVLQLAQQQRQMMLALNSFHAISMDDIALDLKGVAIGKALRRTRIEHLQTQSTLEK
- a CDS encoding protein adenylyltransferase SelO — its product is MRYQNTYAKLDPRLHHKQPPTPLDNPRVGHFNTQVAEQLGWAENSDLMARWVDIIGGHYLPAEFEPLAMAYAGHQFGQWAGPLGDGRGLLMAQVLDSNDNLQDLHLKGCGLTPYSRMGDGRAVLRSTIREYLGGHALTQLGVPSSNALGFVVSDTPIRRERMEAGAALMRVADSHIRLGHIEWIASFAPDLLSEFTDYMIDTYYPECRDSETPVLAFLQAVVQRTARMIADWQLTGFAHGVMNTDNLSITGSTLDFGPFGFMERFDPAWINNHSDHGGRYAYQNQPAIGHWNLNVWLPHFMRLTQAGVTRDSLAECLAPYEPTFMQHYQQGLCRKLGLPHQSASLTLAFEWLTLLEDNLLDYTNSFRALLGLVAPDDHPHEQQLLATMVSELDGEALQVWQEWRTRYLTQIEQQSELSSTNISNANMSTSEVIKGLQNNNPVYVLRNSMAQHAIDAAEQGQFEEVARLYTLLASPYHVQDIATERDSSPPAPHAPQLPISCSS
- a CDS encoding NADP-dependent malic enzyme, encoding MNDDTNLNTDNPNTEREQFEQAALHYHSHPRPGKISVTPIKQLANQRDLALAYSPGVAVPCLEIQRDPTLAAKYTARSNLVGVITNGTAVLGLGNIGPLASKPVMEGKGVLFKKFAGIDVFDIEIAQNDPDKFIEAVAALEPTFGGINLEDIKAPECFKIERELRKRMNIPVFHDDQHGTSIIVAAAMLNSLLLTGKKIEDLKIICSGAGAAAISCLNLICALGVQKDNIYVSDSRGIITTSRDNLDESKQLYARDTEATTIDELIDDVDMFLGLSMPGILTADMVRRMAKDPVIFALANPTPEIMPEEAHAVRSDIIMATGRSDYPNQVNNALCFPYIFRGALDVGATTVNEEMKIACVRAIAAMAHVESTPTNNVKDIESMQSFGRDYLIPGPLEPNLIIEIAPAVAKAAMDSGVATLPIEDLDAYRQRLSEFVYNSAFVMKPIFARAKSDPKRIVYCEGEDSNILLAVQVVVDEQLAQPILVGRPSVIENNIAKLALRLKDGVNITIVNIDDDPRYKDYWQGYYDKNKRNGVSIELARRDVRRKTSLIGALLVENGDADGMICGTFGHYQLHLKYVQNVIGKKQGVSDFYAMNAVLMQDRNIFIADTYIHEDPTAEQLAEMTVLAADQLRRFSITPRVALVSHSNFGTSDRASAVKMRKVYELLTKMNVDFDFDGEMQGDAALDERIRIEDLPSSQFKGAANLLILPTLDAANISFNLLKTATGSASIGPILLGSNKPVHILTPSATARRVVNMTALAVTEAQDLESEAAAAKA